Proteins from a single region of Candidatus Bathyarchaeota archaeon A05DMB-5:
- a CDS encoding deoxyhypusine synthase, which produces MKKLIRRRDFLLEPVKHIKINGKLTIDQLIRQFQNSGSFGAGRLSTACDIYERMLRDKECTVFLALAGAVVPAGMRSLVADLIHERLVDVVVSTGANMVHDAIEALGGHHYKGHWNVDDNMLYKYHIYRIYDVFVPEEDFVKLDYKLVEIYDEIAAENDREGLSSNEFAWELGKRLNDPNSILRAAYEAKVPIFLPAVRDAEFGFIYWLHSSRKNNPKKLVVNAFKDVPEICNICKSSPKNGMIVIGGGVPRNTVQSAALASKKGMDYAVIITMDRPETGGLSGSTLEETVSWGKVKEKADKVMVIGDAMIVFPIMVASVLERLGEDFKRVPYLKRRSVGVGGS; this is translated from the coding sequence GTGAAGAAATTGATTCGGAGGCGAGATTTTCTTCTCGAACCAGTAAAGCACATAAAAATCAATGGAAAACTAACCATTGACCAGCTGATCCGTCAATTTCAAAATTCGGGCTCGTTTGGTGCTGGAAGACTTTCAACGGCATGTGATATTTACGAGCGCATGTTACGCGACAAGGAATGCACAGTATTTTTGGCTTTAGCTGGTGCTGTTGTTCCTGCTGGGATGCGTTCGCTTGTTGCAGATTTAATTCACGAGAGACTTGTTGATGTGGTTGTGAGCACTGGAGCAAACATGGTGCATGATGCAATAGAAGCTCTTGGCGGGCATCATTATAAGGGACATTGGAATGTGGACGACAATATGCTGTACAAGTATCATATATACCGCATCTACGATGTTTTTGTGCCCGAAGAAGACTTCGTAAAATTAGACTACAAACTTGTGGAAATATACGATGAAATAGCCGCTGAAAATGACCGTGAAGGCTTATCCTCAAACGAATTCGCATGGGAATTAGGCAAAAGACTCAACGACCCAAACTCTATTTTGCGAGCGGCATACGAAGCGAAAGTGCCGATATTCCTTCCTGCAGTTCGCGACGCAGAATTTGGATTCATATACTGGCTTCATTCTTCACGAAAAAATAATCCTAAAAAATTGGTAGTAAACGCCTTCAAGGATGTGCCAGAAATATGCAATATCTGTAAGAGCTCTCCAAAAAACGGTATGATAGTAATTGGCGGCGGGGTACCCAGAAACACTGTGCAATCAGCTGCGCTTGCGTCCAAAAAAGGCATGGATTACGCTGTGATAATAACGATGGATCGTCCAGAAACTGGCGGGCTTTCTGGCTCAACATTGGAAGAGACGGTTAGCTGGGGGAAAGTGAAAGAAAAGGCGGATAAGGTCATGGTTATAGGCGATGCAATGATAGTCTTTCCAATTATGGTTGCTTCGGTTCTCGAAAGATTGGGCGAAGACTTCAAGCGAGTGCCATACCTAAAACGTAGAAGCGTCGGAGTTGGAGGAAGCTAA